The Catenulispora sp. MAP5-51 genomic interval TGACGGCCGAGGCCTTCGCCCGGGCGTGGGGGCACTGGCGCAAGGTCGCCAAGCACCCGGCGCCGGCGGCCTGGGTGGTGCGTACCGCGCTGAACACGCACGTCTCCTGGTGGCGTCGGCGCCGCCGCGAGGTCGCGTGGGACGCCGCGGGCGAGGACCGGAGCGCACTGGCCGACGGCGATGCGACCGCCGTCGACCTGGGTATCCGGAACGCCTTGCGCAAGCTGCCCGCGCGGCAGCGCGAAGTAGTCGTGCTGCGGGTCTTCCTCGATCTGGACACCCGGGGCACGGCCGCAGCGCTCGGCATCGCCCCCGGCACCGTCCAGGCCCACCTCCACCGTGCGCTGAAGGCGCTGCGGGCGGAGCTCGAAGACACCACCGAGCGGGAGGACATCACGCGATGACCACAGACGACTTCGACACCATCGGCCCCGGCGACACCATCGGCCCCGGCGACGAGGAACTGCTCGCCGGCCTGCACCGGTCCGTGGCCGGTGTGACGCTGGCCGTCGGCACCGCCGACGTGGTGGCGCTCGGCCGCCGCAGCCGCAACCGGCGCCGCGCCGTGGCGGCCGGGATCGGAACGAGCGCGGCGGCGATCGTCGCGGCGATCGGCGTGCTGGCGCCGTCGGCAAGCACCGGCACTGGCCCCGTGCAGAACGCGGCGCCGCAGAAGGCTGTCACCCCCGGTACCGAGAAGGCCGCCACCACGCCCGCCACCACCCCCGCCACCACCCCCGGCACCGAGAAAACCACCCCCACGCCCCCCACCCCCGGCGCCGTCCAGACCCTGAACATCCAGGAGACCGGATTCTCCCTGGAGGAGAAAGCAGACGGCACGGTCCACCTGTCCATCACGCAGATCGTCGACCCGACCATCGTCCAGTCCGTGCTGGAGAAGGCCGGAGTCCCCGCGGTCATCATGGTCGAGCAGGTCCCGCAGGGCTGGGACCTGACCAAGGGCATCGAGTGCAAGCCGGACCCCGGCGTGGTCGACGCCGGTACGCTCGGCGGGGCCGTCAAGATCGACTTCACCCACGGCTGGGACTTCACGATCGACAAGGCCGGCATTCCGGCCGGGGACTACATGACGGTCATGCAGTTCCAGTCGCACGGCCGGGAGGCCGGGACGCAGTTCGGGATGAAGGTCGGTCGGCAGACGACCTGCGTGCCCGAGTACAACGCCCCGAC includes:
- a CDS encoding SigE family RNA polymerase sigma factor; amino-acid sequence: MDRGTEDFAAFYERHRDPCFRAVLASVADRHLAEELTAEAFARAWGHWRKVAKHPAPAAWVVRTALNTHVSWWRRRRREVAWDAAGEDRSALADGDATAVDLGIRNALRKLPARQREVVVLRVFLDLDTRGTAAALGIAPGTVQAHLHRALKALRAELEDTTEREDITR